One part of the Burkholderia vietnamiensis LMG 10929 genome encodes these proteins:
- a CDS encoding IS5-like element IS402 family transposase (programmed frameshift; IS402 and ISBcen20 are only about 92% identical at the nucleotide level, but their predicted transposase sequences are 99.6% identical. This BlastRule uses both transposase model sequences, but names based on similarity to IS402.): MAKPIIDDELWTLIEPLLPPPKPRREKNPGRLPVSNRAALTGILFVLKTGLRWRDLPAEMGCGSGVTCWRRLRDWQAAGVWDRLHELLLAKLRAADQIDFSRAAVDSSSIRAVGAGPKTGPNPTDRARPGSKHHIVTDANGTPLAAILTGANVNDVTQLLPLIDAIPPIRGLRGHPLQRPRVVYADRGYDSERHRRALRDRGIEPVIAKRRTEHGSGLGKYRWVVERTHAWLHHFRRLRIRFERRADIHGAFLKLGCCLICWNTLRRADQSL, translated from the exons ATGGCCAAGCCGATCATCGACGATGAATTGTGGACACTGATCGAGCCGTTACTGCCGCCACCCAAGCCGCGGCGCGAGAAGAACCCGGGCCGCCTGCCTGTTTCGAATCGCGCCGCGCTGACCGGCATCCTGTTCGTTCTCAAGACCGGACTACGCTGGCGCGACCTGCCGGCCGAGATGGGATGCGGCTCGGGCGTGACATGTTGGCGCCGGCTGCGCGATTGGCAAGCAGCCGGTGTCTGGGATCGCTTGCACGAGCTACTGCTCGCAAAGCTGCGCGCAGCGGACCAGATCGACTTCTCACGAGCCGCCGTCGATTCATCATCGATTCGCGCCGTTGGGGCAGGCC CAAAAACTGGGCCAAACCCCACCGATCGCGCGCGACCCGGTTCCAAGCACCACATCGTCACCGACGCCAACGGTACGCCGCTCGCCGCGATCCTGACCGGCGCGAACGTCAACGACGTCACGCAATTGCTGCCGCTGATCGACGCGATTCCGCCGATCCGCGGATTGCGTGGCCACCCATTGCAGCGGCCGCGTGTGGTCTACGCGGATCGCGGTTACGACTCCGAGCGACATCGGCGCGCGTTGCGCGATCGCGGTATCGAGCCAGTGATCGCCAAGCGCCGTACCGAACATGGCAGCGGCCTTGGCAAATATCGCTGGGTCGTCGAACGCACGCATGCCTGGCTGCATCACTTCCGTCGTCTCCGTATTCGTTTCGAGCGCCGTGCAGACATTCACGGCGCGTTCCTCAAACTCGGTTGCTGTCTGATCTGCTGGAATACCCTTCGGCGGGCCGATCAGTCTTTATGA
- a CDS encoding tyrosine-type recombinase/integrase, whose protein sequence is MRPRRRLRPHVYVSMIGLLASTGIRAGEAIRLTVDDVLLDANPPRISILETKFRKSRIVPLHPTTSEKLKAYVLLRQKLGYAGLSDLFFMSEVGTAISYGFFANWFTRTAYRLGMVPSSGTRSPTLHSLRHTFAVERLTQWCLEGAPVQQWIPNLSVYLGHVSPVETYWYLTATPALLTTAAATFRQYASLGEKS, encoded by the coding sequence ATGCGGCCTCGTCGCAGATTGCGACCGCACGTGTACGTATCGATGATTGGCCTGCTGGCCAGCACCGGTATCCGGGCGGGCGAGGCCATCCGATTGACGGTCGACGACGTGCTGCTTGACGCCAATCCACCGAGGATCTCGATCCTCGAGACCAAGTTTCGGAAGTCGAGAATCGTGCCCCTGCACCCGACGACCTCCGAGAAGTTGAAGGCCTATGTGCTGCTGCGCCAGAAGCTCGGCTACGCCGGGCTATCGGATCTGTTCTTCATGTCCGAGGTCGGAACGGCGATCAGCTACGGATTCTTCGCGAACTGGTTCACGCGCACGGCTTACCGGCTCGGCATGGTGCCGTCTTCGGGCACCAGGTCGCCGACGCTGCATAGCCTGCGCCATACCTTCGCCGTCGAGCGTCTGACGCAATGGTGCCTGGAGGGTGCACCGGTTCAGCAATGGATACCGAATCTGTCCGTCTATCTCGGGCATGTCAGCCCCGTGGAAACGTACTGGTACCTGACCGCGACGCCGGCATTGCTGACTACTGCGGCGGCGACGTTCCGGCAGTATGCAAGTCTGGGAGAGAAGTCATGA
- a CDS encoding tyrosine-type recombinase/integrase, translating to MKATTMIGPLLQGFFVEHLLAHKHVSPRTVSSYRDTFRLLLQFVWNEAHIEPSSLHLAALDAPVILSFLDYLEVERRNSVRSRNARLAAIHSFFRWVALCDPESVGLATRVLAIPLKRTDRLLVQALTRVEIDALLAAPDRSLWRGRRDYALLLTMYNTGARVSEITALRQEQVQFSGSTLINLMGKGRKERSIPLWSNTAQVLKTWFHELESTRTPIAFPSHRGRQLSRNGVDYILQQAVNQAGLKCPSLIGKRISPHVVRHTTAMHLLQSGVDISLIALWLGHESIETTHVYIDADLETKQRALEKLAPAEAASFRFKPSDSVLAFLQQL from the coding sequence ATGAAGGCCACCACTATGATCGGCCCGTTGCTGCAGGGCTTCTTCGTCGAACACCTGCTCGCCCATAAGCATGTCAGCCCGAGAACGGTATCGAGCTATCGAGACACGTTCCGTCTCTTGCTCCAGTTCGTCTGGAACGAAGCGCACATTGAACCTTCGTCACTGCACCTGGCCGCGCTGGATGCGCCCGTGATCCTGTCGTTTCTTGACTACCTGGAAGTTGAGCGGCGCAATTCGGTGCGATCGCGCAACGCCAGGCTGGCAGCGATTCACAGCTTCTTTCGATGGGTCGCGCTGTGCGACCCGGAGTCGGTGGGCTTGGCTACCCGCGTACTTGCGATTCCGTTGAAGCGGACCGATCGACTGCTGGTGCAGGCGCTCACCCGAGTCGAAATCGATGCGCTGCTTGCAGCACCCGACCGGTCCCTATGGCGCGGTCGTCGCGACTACGCGCTGCTGCTGACGATGTACAACACCGGAGCGCGCGTTTCCGAAATCACCGCGCTCCGACAAGAGCAGGTCCAGTTCAGCGGCAGCACGCTGATCAACCTGATGGGCAAGGGCCGCAAGGAACGAAGCATCCCGTTGTGGTCAAACACGGCCCAGGTATTGAAGACGTGGTTCCATGAACTGGAGAGCACCCGCACGCCGATCGCGTTTCCCAGTCATCGCGGCCGGCAACTGTCGCGCAACGGCGTCGATTACATCCTCCAGCAAGCCGTCAATCAGGCTGGCTTGAAATGCCCGAGCCTGATTGGCAAACGCATTTCGCCGCATGTCGTGCGCCACACGACGGCCATGCATCTGCTGCAATCGGGCGTCGACATCAGTCTCATCGCTCTCTGGCTCGGGCACGAGAGCATCGAAACGACTCACGTCTACATCGACGCTGATCTGGAGACGAAGCAGCGAGCACTCGAGAAACTGGCGCCAGCGGAAGCCGCCTCGTTCCGGTTCAAGCCTTCCGATAGCGTGCTTGCCTTCCTGCAACAGCTCTGA
- a CDS encoding winged helix-turn-helix transcriptional regulator, producing the protein MPNKTYGQLCPMARALDVLGDRWTLLVIRELLLGPKRFKDLLAILPAMGANRLSERLAMLVENDVIQPTTLPTSAATPAYELTEMGEQLRKPVIALGLWGLRLPLDKRIDQSTARAELIALCLTGSSDPAASAGLQTLYEFHVGAEVFHVPVNHGKVLIRSGPSTEPPDVKIQCDMGTFMALALREVTPTQALREGRVSLLQGSRQAFTQVFKVLEYKP; encoded by the coding sequence ATGCCAAACAAAACCTACGGTCAACTTTGCCCAATGGCCCGGGCATTGGACGTCCTCGGCGATCGTTGGACGCTTCTCGTGATCCGCGAACTCTTGCTAGGCCCGAAGCGGTTCAAGGATCTGCTAGCGATTTTGCCGGCCATGGGTGCGAACCGGCTGTCCGAGCGCTTGGCCATGCTGGTAGAGAACGATGTCATCCAACCGACCACGTTGCCAACATCCGCCGCTACGCCAGCTTATGAACTGACGGAAATGGGCGAACAACTGCGCAAGCCTGTGATTGCACTCGGGCTCTGGGGTCTGCGCCTGCCGCTCGATAAACGTATCGATCAGTCCACGGCCCGTGCGGAACTCATCGCACTGTGCTTGACGGGGTCAAGCGATCCAGCCGCGAGCGCCGGCTTACAAACATTGTATGAGTTTCATGTGGGCGCGGAGGTTTTCCATGTCCCGGTGAACCACGGAAAGGTGCTGATCCGTTCCGGCCCCAGCACAGAGCCCCCCGACGTCAAGATACAGTGCGACATGGGGACTTTCATGGCCCTGGCTTTGCGCGAAGTCACTCCTACGCAAGCACTCCGCGAAGGGCGCGTATCCCTCCTGCAAGGTAGCAGGCAGGCGTTCACACAGGTATTCAAGGTTCTTGAATACAAGCCCTGA
- a CDS encoding GMC family oxidoreductase: protein MSTSYDFDYIVIGSGFGGSVSACRLTEKGYSVGVMEMGRRWTAEDFPKTNWDARRWMWRPGLKMFGFYNMRLFRHVMVLSGNAVGGGSITYANALLVPPEKVWDEGSWAGLKDWKRVMPQYYAMAERMLGVTENRILGEADFRLKKMADLQGVGDTFHNGRVATFFAPNGEAGGKTYADPYFGGEGPERGTCVGCGGCMVGCKHNAKNTLDKNYLYFAEKRGAQVFAETRVVDVRPLDGKEDGSNGYEVFTERSTTWFNKQRRSFRCRGVVFAASSLGTMELLFRLKQSGSLPRISDDLGKRVRTNAESLVGVRFPAKDKSMSPGVAGGAGVYIDERTHIGAVRYPEGSDATGLMMTLLSGGRAGWTRIFTWLWTLVTHPVKAMRVHNPVGFARQTILFVVMQTVDAFINMQFKRRWYWPFGKQLCTEGGPIPTFIPEANSFVEKGAKALGGIPTTLLTEILFNIPTTAHCMGGCAMADSPERGVMDAQNHVFGYQNLLICDGSMLSANLGVNPSLTITALTEHAMSHIPAKSSHAPHLSSVSHDQSAYN from the coding sequence ATGAGTACTTCATATGATTTTGACTATATTGTCATCGGTTCAGGGTTCGGTGGTAGCGTGTCCGCCTGCCGTCTTACTGAAAAGGGCTATTCGGTTGGTGTGATGGAGATGGGGCGGCGTTGGACGGCAGAAGATTTTCCTAAGACCAACTGGGACGCGCGGCGCTGGATGTGGCGACCCGGTTTGAAGATGTTCGGCTTCTACAACATGCGGCTGTTCCGCCACGTCATGGTGTTGAGCGGAAACGCAGTCGGTGGTGGTTCCATCACATACGCGAACGCCTTACTGGTGCCGCCCGAAAAGGTTTGGGACGAGGGTTCGTGGGCAGGCCTGAAGGACTGGAAGCGCGTCATGCCCCAGTACTACGCCATGGCTGAACGAATGCTCGGGGTGACCGAGAACCGAATTCTGGGCGAGGCCGATTTTCGGCTCAAGAAGATGGCGGACTTGCAGGGCGTAGGCGATACGTTTCACAACGGCCGTGTGGCGACGTTCTTTGCGCCAAACGGTGAGGCTGGTGGCAAAACCTACGCCGATCCCTACTTCGGGGGCGAAGGTCCGGAGCGCGGGACGTGTGTCGGTTGCGGTGGCTGTATGGTGGGTTGTAAGCACAACGCCAAGAATACGCTCGACAAAAATTATCTCTATTTTGCTGAAAAGCGTGGGGCACAGGTTTTTGCCGAAACCAGGGTGGTGGACGTGCGCCCACTCGACGGTAAGGAAGACGGAAGCAACGGCTACGAAGTCTTCACTGAGCGCTCGACCACATGGTTCAATAAGCAACGACGCAGTTTCCGCTGCCGCGGGGTGGTATTTGCCGCGTCCTCATTAGGCACGATGGAATTGTTGTTCCGCCTTAAGCAGAGCGGCTCCTTGCCGCGCATCAGTGATGACCTCGGCAAGCGCGTGCGCACAAATGCCGAGTCTCTCGTCGGTGTGCGCTTTCCGGCCAAAGACAAGAGCATGTCGCCCGGCGTAGCCGGTGGCGCCGGCGTCTATATCGACGAACGGACGCACATTGGCGCGGTGCGTTATCCGGAAGGTTCGGACGCTACAGGTCTAATGATGACCTTACTATCTGGCGGGCGTGCCGGGTGGACGCGGATTTTTACCTGGCTATGGACGCTGGTAACACATCCGGTGAAAGCAATGCGCGTGCACAATCCCGTCGGATTTGCACGCCAGACCATACTGTTCGTAGTAATGCAGACGGTGGACGCCTTTATCAACATGCAGTTCAAGCGTCGCTGGTATTGGCCGTTTGGCAAGCAATTGTGCACTGAAGGTGGCCCGATCCCTACCTTCATCCCTGAAGCCAACAGCTTTGTTGAAAAGGGTGCGAAGGCACTGGGTGGTATCCCAACGACGTTGCTGACCGAAATTCTATTCAACATTCCAACGACGGCGCATTGCATGGGCGGATGCGCAATGGCGGACTCACCCGAGCGCGGGGTGATGGACGCTCAGAACCACGTCTTCGGTTATCAAAATTTGCTGATCTGTGACGGCTCGATGCTCAGTGCCAACCTTGGTGTGAATCCGAGTCTCACTATCACGGCGCTGACTGAGCATGCGATGTCCCACATTCCCGCGAAGTCTTCGCACGCTCCCCATCTTTCGAGTGTCTCCCATGACCAGTCCGCTTACAACTAA
- a CDS encoding alpha/beta fold hydrolase encodes MTMEINAMHHLLKSGVIGLSLAVTLIYSPVQAGEVSSDNEKVSTPIQKQELEVTWKDVPTQTIAAGGVDFAYRELGKEHGGTPVIFLTHLAAVLDNWDPRVVDGLAAEHHVVTFDNRGVGASSGSPSDSIEQMADDAISFIKAMGFKKVDLFGFSMGGMVAQEVVLKQPELVRKIILAGTGPAGGEGISAVTGVTFYDMLRGFLTGQDPKQYLFFTRTPNGIEAGKAFLARLKERSENRDKKISLTAFGAQLEAIRAWGGKEPENLSVVQNPVLVVNGDSDRMVPSKNSEDLARRLPNSTLIIYPDSGHGGVFQFYADFVPKALEFLGK; translated from the coding sequence ATGACCATGGAGATCAATGCAATGCACCATCTACTGAAGTCGGGTGTCATCGGACTATCCCTGGCCGTAACTCTCATTTACTCGCCAGTTCAGGCAGGCGAGGTATCGTCAGATAACGAGAAGGTGAGCACACCGATACAAAAACAGGAACTCGAGGTCACTTGGAAGGACGTGCCGACGCAGACCATCGCTGCAGGAGGTGTGGACTTCGCGTATCGAGAACTCGGGAAGGAGCATGGTGGTACACCGGTGATCTTCCTTACTCATTTGGCTGCCGTGCTAGACAATTGGGACCCTCGAGTGGTGGACGGCCTCGCAGCGGAGCATCACGTGGTCACGTTCGACAACCGTGGTGTCGGGGCCTCCAGTGGCTCGCCATCCGATTCGATTGAGCAGATGGCTGATGATGCCATTAGCTTCATCAAGGCCATGGGGTTCAAGAAGGTAGATCTTTTTGGATTTTCGATGGGCGGCATGGTTGCACAGGAAGTCGTGCTGAAGCAGCCGGAACTCGTCCGCAAAATTATTCTCGCGGGAACGGGGCCTGCCGGCGGGGAGGGCATCAGTGCGGTGACTGGCGTTACCTTCTACGACATGCTTCGAGGGTTCCTCACTGGCCAGGATCCGAAGCAGTACTTGTTCTTTACCCGTACACCAAACGGTATCGAAGCAGGAAAGGCGTTTCTGGCGCGTTTGAAGGAGCGTTCGGAAAACCGAGACAAGAAAATCTCCCTGACCGCTTTTGGGGCTCAACTGGAGGCGATTCGCGCATGGGGGGGGAAAGAGCCAGAGAACCTGTCGGTGGTGCAGAACCCAGTGTTAGTTGTCAACGGCGATAGCGATCGGATGGTTCCAAGCAAGAACTCCGAGGATTTGGCGCGGCGACTGCCGAACAGCACACTCATCATCTACCCTGATTCGGGCCATGGCGGTGTGTTTCAGTTCTACGCGGACTTCGTGCCAAAAGCGCTTGAGTTCCTTGGCAAATAA
- a CDS encoding TetR/AcrR family transcriptional regulator, which yields MKVTKAQAQANRAHVVETASTLFRERGYDGVGVADLMGAAGFTHGGFYKQFRSKADLIAESAACGMAQTVALSAGVDTSEFVRLYLAREHRDSRGTGCTMAALGGDAARQSEAVRATFADGIERLLAALCQERGSSDGADSAEARANCLDIMAHAVGAIVLSRACPDDSPLADEILTVCRDKILATLGPSAAACEPAHDHGNDSSAKQK from the coding sequence GTGAAGGTCACTAAGGCACAGGCCCAGGCCAATCGGGCCCACGTTGTTGAAACTGCGTCCACTCTATTCAGGGAGCGCGGCTATGATGGGGTCGGAGTAGCCGATCTGATGGGAGCAGCTGGTTTTACTCACGGCGGCTTCTACAAGCAATTCCGCTCGAAGGCCGATCTGATCGCGGAGTCGGCCGCCTGCGGCATGGCGCAGACCGTTGCGCTGTCGGCTGGGGTCGACACATCGGAGTTTGTGCGACTGTATCTCGCGCGCGAGCACCGGGACTCGCGTGGAACCGGCTGCACGATGGCTGCGCTGGGTGGAGATGCCGCGCGTCAATCCGAAGCCGTCCGCGCCACATTCGCGGACGGCATCGAAAGACTGCTGGCGGCGCTGTGCCAAGAACGTGGTTCGTCGGACGGTGCAGACTCGGCGGAGGCGCGAGCCAACTGCCTCGACATCATGGCGCATGCGGTCGGCGCCATTGTGTTGTCGCGCGCGTGCCCGGATGATTCCCCACTGGCCGACGAAATTCTGACGGTATGCCGCGACAAGATCCTCGCGACTCTAGGGCCGTCGGCGGCAGCATGCGAACCGGCGCACGATCATGGTAACGACAGCTCCGCTAAGCAAAAGTGA
- a CDS encoding alkene reductase, whose product MSEKSLFEPYALGSLTLTNRIVMAPLTRNRAGAGLVPSEHAATYYAQRASAGLIITEATQVSAQAQGYQDTPGLYTPEQISGWRKVTDAVHAKGGRIFVQLWHVGRVSHTDLQPGGTAPVAPSAIRAETKTFVNNGFADVSEPRALELAELPGIVNDFRQAAANAIAAGFDGVEIHGANGYLLEQFIKDGANQRTDDYGGSIENRARLLLEVVGAVVKEIGAERTGVRISPVSPANGISCSDPQAQYDYIAEQLSAQGTVYLHVVEGATGGPRDVAAFDYDALRRRFKQTYLANNGYDLEFATTQLNEGRADLFAFGRPFISNPDLVERLKHGAPLTQLNPATLYGGGAVGYIDYPTISG is encoded by the coding sequence ATGTCAGAGAAATCGCTTTTCGAGCCGTACGCCCTCGGTAGCCTGACGCTCACCAATCGCATCGTCATGGCACCGCTGACCCGCAATCGTGCTGGAGCCGGGTTAGTGCCCAGCGAGCATGCCGCGACCTACTACGCTCAGCGCGCCTCGGCCGGGCTGATCATCACCGAGGCCACGCAGGTTTCGGCTCAGGCCCAGGGCTATCAGGACACTCCCGGCCTGTACACGCCCGAGCAGATCTCTGGTTGGCGTAAGGTCACGGATGCCGTACATGCCAAGGGTGGGCGCATCTTCGTGCAGCTTTGGCATGTGGGCCGCGTCTCGCACACTGACTTGCAACCTGGCGGTACGGCGCCGGTCGCACCTTCCGCTATCCGCGCCGAGACGAAGACTTTCGTCAACAACGGATTTGCCGACGTGTCCGAGCCACGTGCCTTGGAGCTCGCCGAACTGCCGGGCATCGTGAACGACTTTCGACAGGCTGCCGCCAACGCTATTGCTGCTGGTTTCGACGGAGTGGAAATTCACGGCGCCAACGGATATCTGCTGGAGCAGTTCATCAAGGACGGGGCCAACCAGCGCACCGACGACTACGGCGGCTCGATCGAAAACCGTGCGCGCCTGCTGCTCGAGGTGGTCGGCGCGGTGGTCAAGGAAATCGGCGCGGAACGCACCGGCGTGCGCATTTCGCCCGTTTCGCCGGCCAATGGCATTTCCTGCAGCGATCCGCAAGCGCAGTACGACTACATCGCCGAACAGCTCAGCGCGCAAGGCACCGTCTATCTGCACGTGGTCGAAGGTGCGACTGGCGGCCCACGCGATGTGGCGGCATTCGACTATGACGCGCTGCGCCGCCGTTTCAAGCAGACCTATCTGGCCAACAACGGATACGACCTGGAATTCGCCACCACTCAACTCAATGAGGGCAGAGCCGACTTGTTCGCGTTTGGCCGTCCGTTTATCAGCAACCCGGACCTGGTCGAACGCCTGAAGCACGGCGCACCCCTGACGCAACTCAACCCGGCGACGCTCTATGGCGGTGGCGCGGTGGGCTACATCGATTACCCGACGATTTCCGGCTAA
- a CDS encoding SDR family NAD(P)-dependent oxidoreductase, with product MTTLPTVLITGASSGIGATYAERFARRGHDLVLVARDKARLDALAARLREETGVAVEVLQADLTQSTDLSALEARLRDDDRIGILINNAGVAQSGGFLQQTPESIERLITLNTTALTRLAAAVAPRFAHSGDGSIVNIGSVVGFAPEFGMSIYGATKAFVLFLSQGLNLELSPKGVYVQAVLPAATRTEIWERAGVDVNTLPEVMEVGELVDAALIGFDRRELVTIPPLHVAGRWDALDGARQGLMSDIRQAHAAERYQLDA from the coding sequence ATGACCACGCTTCCGACTGTCCTCATCACCGGCGCCTCCAGTGGCATCGGTGCCACCTACGCCGAGCGCTTCGCTCGACGTGGCCATGACCTCGTGCTCGTCGCCCGCGACAAGGCGCGACTCGATGCGTTGGCAGCGCGCCTGCGGGAGGAAACTGGTGTGGCGGTAGAAGTGCTGCAGGCCGACCTGACCCAGTCCACCGATCTGTCCGCGCTCGAGGCTCGTCTGCGCGATGACGATCGAATAGGAATTCTGATCAACAATGCCGGCGTGGCTCAGTCGGGCGGCTTCCTGCAGCAAACCCCTGAAAGCATCGAACGCCTGATCACGCTCAACACGACGGCGCTGACGAGGCTTGCAGCCGCGGTCGCTCCACGCTTTGCGCATTCCGGTGATGGCTCGATCGTCAATATTGGCTCGGTTGTAGGTTTCGCACCCGAATTCGGCATGTCGATCTACGGTGCCACCAAGGCATTCGTGTTGTTCCTGTCGCAGGGCCTGAACCTCGAGTTATCGCCCAAAGGCGTCTATGTACAAGCGGTACTGCCGGCGGCGACGCGCACGGAGATCTGGGAGCGCGCCGGGGTTGACGTGAACACGCTTCCTGAGGTTATGGAGGTCGGAGAGTTAGTTGACGCGGCACTGATTGGGTTCGACCGCCGCGAACTGGTCACGATCCCACCGCTGCACGTGGCCGGGCGGTGGGACGCACTGGATGGCGCTCGTCAGGGACTGATGTCGGACATTCGACAAGCACACGCGGCTGAGCGGTATCAGCTCGATGCCTGA
- a CDS encoding alpha/beta fold hydrolase, protein MTDNHITTPTRFVDVDGTRFAYRRWGKADSSQPPLLFLQHFRGGMDNWDPLMTDGLAQSREVILYNGRGVASSGGQPRTRIEDMADDAAAFVRALGLQQIDVLGFSLGGFQALDLTWRHPELVRKLMLLGTGPRGGNPEMEQRVLTTAVNPIPAFEDFLYLFFGRSAEAERAAREFWERRHMRADQDPPSSPEVSIAQIEANMLYMPRLSEDDPFAYLRSIRQPTFVLNGVNDVMVPTVNSFYMARNLPNAQLFIYPDAGHAAQFQYPQRFLGHAIQFLSE, encoded by the coding sequence ATGACTGACAACCATATCACTACGCCCACGCGCTTCGTGGATGTCGACGGTACTCGATTCGCCTACCGCCGCTGGGGTAAGGCTGACTCTTCGCAGCCGCCGTTACTGTTCCTGCAGCATTTTCGCGGAGGCATGGACAACTGGGATCCACTAATGACGGATGGGCTTGCCCAAAGCCGCGAAGTAATTCTCTACAACGGTCGCGGCGTCGCGTCCTCAGGGGGGCAACCACGAACTCGCATTGAGGACATGGCCGATGACGCAGCGGCCTTCGTTCGCGCACTCGGCTTGCAGCAAATCGACGTTCTGGGGTTTTCGTTGGGAGGGTTTCAGGCGCTGGACTTGACCTGGCGCCATCCCGAACTCGTGCGCAAGCTGATGCTGCTGGGTACCGGGCCGCGGGGCGGAAATCCCGAAATGGAGCAGCGCGTGTTGACAACAGCAGTCAATCCGATCCCGGCGTTCGAAGACTTCCTTTACCTGTTCTTCGGCCGATCAGCAGAGGCTGAGCGGGCAGCAAGGGAGTTCTGGGAACGGCGTCATATGCGAGCCGACCAAGATCCACCGTCCTCGCCGGAGGTCTCGATCGCGCAGATCGAGGCCAACATGCTGTACATGCCGAGGCTCTCGGAAGACGATCCTTTTGCGTATCTGCGCAGCATCCGGCAGCCGACGTTCGTCCTCAACGGCGTGAACGACGTGATGGTCCCGACGGTTAATTCGTTCTACATGGCTCGCAACTTGCCAAACGCTCAGTTGTTCATTTACCCGGACGCCGGTCACGCCGCGCAGTTCCAGTACCCGCAACGCTTCTTGGGTCACGCAATTCAGTTCCTGAGCGAGTGA
- a CDS encoding NADH:flavin oxidoreductase/NADH oxidase family protein produces MKPDLLNQPLRLPNGSTLRNRLAKAAMSETLGTYDNRPTLDLVQLYRRWAASGLGLIMTGNVMIDRRALGEPGNVVIEDEADLPVLRQWAESATAQGASIWVQLNHPGKQSTKGLNAFNLAPSAVPFREDMAAFFETPREATTSEIQEIIERFGRSAAICKKAGFSGVEIHGAHGYLISQFLSPHHNRRSDEWGGSPEKRRRFVLAVYEEIRRQVGPDFPVGIKLNSADFQRGGFTEEESIETIRALTDAGIDLIEISGGTYEAPAMSGAMREPKKESTAAREAYFLEFAQKVRAAVKVPLMVTGGFRTAAGMNAALHSSALDVVGLARLLAIDPDAPVALLQGRDSLQQVHPISTGLKAIDRIGIMEVLWYTRQLKRIARGREPRPGESGLAAFLKSAFTSGWGTFRTRRLRARS; encoded by the coding sequence ATGAAACCAGATCTGCTTAACCAGCCACTGCGCCTGCCCAATGGCAGCACTCTGCGTAACCGGCTCGCCAAGGCCGCCATGAGTGAAACCCTGGGAACCTACGATAATCGCCCAACACTGGACCTGGTGCAGTTGTACCGACGCTGGGCTGCCTCGGGGCTCGGACTGATCATGACAGGCAACGTAATGATCGACCGCCGCGCCTTGGGCGAGCCTGGGAATGTCGTAATCGAAGACGAGGCAGACTTGCCCGTGCTGCGGCAGTGGGCGGAATCTGCAACCGCGCAGGGGGCGTCGATCTGGGTCCAACTTAACCATCCCGGAAAGCAGTCGACCAAGGGTTTGAACGCCTTCAACCTGGCGCCCTCTGCGGTTCCTTTCCGCGAGGACATGGCAGCATTCTTCGAGACACCACGCGAAGCGACCACGTCCGAGATTCAAGAAATCATCGAACGCTTCGGGCGAAGTGCGGCAATTTGCAAGAAGGCCGGGTTCAGTGGCGTAGAGATCCATGGAGCACATGGTTATCTGATTAGCCAATTTCTTTCTCCGCACCACAACCGCCGCAGCGACGAATGGGGTGGCAGTCCCGAGAAGCGGCGCCGCTTCGTACTGGCCGTATATGAGGAAATCCGCCGGCAGGTCGGTCCAGACTTCCCGGTTGGTATCAAGCTCAATTCGGCCGACTTCCAGCGTGGTGGTTTTACGGAAGAGGAATCGATCGAGACAATCCGCGCGTTGACCGATGCGGGGATCGACCTGATTGAGATTTCTGGCGGTACCTATGAGGCGCCGGCCATGAGCGGGGCGATGCGAGAACCGAAGAAGGAATCCACCGCGGCCCGAGAAGCCTACTTCCTTGAATTTGCCCAGAAGGTGCGCGCAGCAGTCAAAGTGCCACTGATGGTGACCGGTGGTTTCCGCACGGCTGCCGGCATGAACGCGGCGCTGCACTCCAGCGCGCTGGATGTGGTGGGCTTGGCGCGTCTGCTCGCGATCGATCCTGATGCCCCCGTCGCGTTGCTTCAAGGGCGCGACAGCCTGCAGCAGGTGCACCCAATCAGTACCGGCCTCAAGGCTATCGATCGCATCGGAATCATGGAGGTGCTGTGGTACACGCGCCAGCTCAAGCGCATTGCGAGGGGTAGAGAACCGCGTCCCGGCGAGAGCGGGCTTGCGGCATTCTTGAAGTCTGCATTCACCAGCGGCTGGGGAACGTTTCGCACGCGTCGTCTGCGGGCGCGCAGTTGA